From the genome of Bordetella sp. H567, one region includes:
- a CDS encoding MlaD family protein, which translates to MESRSHALLAGAFTLVLLAAVVLIALAINHDRATLTEYEIVSNTAVSGLSQQSPVRYQGVPVGKVQSLGFDPDVPGRVHIRIGVAPSTPITSATWAELGVQGITGLSNVDLRDDGSSHVRLTRQGDALPVIPLRPGLFERLTLGGGNIVGNLEKISGQLAVLLSDQNVQALQSALRDAATVSASLKDASAQLRPLVAKVGPLIDNLAETSRQAQGAARDISALAQQARVAVARLDAPDGPLVMATRSLREIAYAASRLSTETLPAVSGMANQVNATARGVSATVRRVGDTPQSIIFGAPPPRPGPGEAGFEGFGRGQ; encoded by the coding sequence ATGGAAAGCCGTAGCCATGCGCTGCTGGCGGGTGCGTTTACGCTGGTGCTGCTGGCGGCCGTGGTCCTGATCGCCCTGGCGATCAACCACGATCGCGCTACCTTGACCGAGTACGAGATCGTTTCCAATACCGCCGTGAGCGGCCTGTCGCAGCAATCGCCCGTCCGCTATCAAGGCGTGCCGGTGGGCAAGGTGCAGTCGCTGGGCTTCGATCCCGACGTGCCGGGGCGCGTGCACATCCGCATCGGCGTGGCGCCCAGTACGCCCATCACGTCGGCGACTTGGGCGGAACTGGGCGTGCAGGGCATCACGGGCCTGTCCAATGTCGATCTGCGCGACGATGGCAGTTCGCACGTGCGGCTGACGCGGCAAGGCGACGCCTTGCCCGTGATTCCCTTGCGCCCCGGCTTGTTCGAGCGGCTGACGCTGGGAGGTGGAAACATCGTCGGCAACCTGGAAAAAATATCCGGCCAGCTGGCGGTCCTGCTCAGCGACCAGAACGTGCAGGCCCTGCAGTCGGCCCTGCGGGACGCCGCCACGGTGTCGGCGTCGCTGAAGGACGCCAGCGCGCAGTTGCGGCCCTTGGTCGCCAAGGTCGGGCCGCTGATCGACAACCTGGCCGAGACCTCGCGGCAGGCGCAGGGCGCGGCGCGTGACATCTCCGCGCTGGCGCAGCAGGCGCGCGTGGCGGTGGCGCGACTGGATGCGCCCGACGGACCGCTGGTGATGGCCACGCGCAGCCTGCGTGAAATCGCCTATGCCGCTTCGCGGCTGTCCACCGAGACCCTGCCGGCGGTCAGCGGCATGGCGAACCAGGTCAACGCCACGGCGCGCGGCGTGTCCGCGACCGTGCGCCGGGTCGGCGATACGCCGCAATCCATCATCTTCGGCGCGCCGCCGCCGCGGCCCGGGCCGGGCGAAGCCGGCTTCGAGGGATTCGGGAGAGGACAATGA
- a CDS encoding ABC transporter ATP-binding protein: MKDDVSQQRHLFTDDALTVAPIISVVGLKTAFGDHVVHENLDLTVYPGEILSLVGGSGSGKTTLLRQIMGLDAPAAGTVTVLGMPVSEMSSYECGRLARRWGVLFQAGALFSALSVFDNVALPLRELRTIPETLVQDVVMCRLEMVGLSADDAHKRPADLSGGMIKRVALARALSLDPQLLFLDEPTAGLDPQRSDEFVDLVRNLHRQLHFTVLMVTHDLDTLVELSSRVAVLADKRVIACDTLPEILNVDHPFIHTFFLGERGRRALGDLAPKELMYGKP, translated from the coding sequence ATGAAGGACGATGTCAGTCAACAGCGGCATTTGTTCACCGACGACGCGCTGACCGTGGCGCCCATTATTTCCGTGGTGGGACTGAAGACGGCGTTCGGCGACCATGTCGTGCACGAAAACCTCGACCTGACCGTGTATCCCGGCGAAATCCTGTCGCTGGTGGGGGGGTCCGGCTCGGGCAAGACGACGCTGCTGCGGCAGATCATGGGGCTGGACGCGCCGGCGGCCGGCACGGTGACCGTGCTGGGAATGCCGGTGTCGGAAATGAGCTCCTACGAGTGCGGCCGGCTGGCGCGGCGATGGGGCGTGCTGTTCCAGGCGGGCGCGCTGTTTTCCGCGCTGTCGGTGTTCGACAATGTCGCCTTGCCCTTGCGCGAGCTGCGCACGATCCCGGAAACGCTGGTGCAGGACGTGGTGATGTGCCGCCTCGAAATGGTCGGCCTGTCGGCCGACGACGCGCACAAGCGGCCCGCCGACCTGTCGGGCGGGATGATCAAGCGCGTCGCGCTGGCGCGCGCGCTGTCGCTCGATCCCCAGCTGCTGTTCCTGGATGAGCCCACCGCGGGCCTGGACCCGCAGCGGTCCGACGAGTTCGTCGACCTGGTTCGCAACCTGCACCGGCAGCTGCATTTCACCGTACTCATGGTCACGCACGATCTGGACACCCTGGTGGAATTGTCCTCGCGCGTCGCGGTGCTGGCCGACAAGCGCGTCATCGCCTGCGATACGCTGCCGGAGATCCTGAACGTGGATCATCCCTTCATTCATACTTTCTTCCTGGGCGAACGCGGCCGGCGCGCCCTTGGCGATCTGGCTCCAAAGGAGTTGATGTATGGAAAGCCGTAG
- a CDS encoding MlaE family ABC transporter permease: MVQTISNLPSAAAPPFRLAGDVCYVSGDWSVHALARPGEVQARCHALEQAARDARWDLTGIVRLDTVGANLIWHAWGDRIPERLRVSGPLKEVFDALAAHPHEVVAPPPPPADRWGAVTKLGEAILVGARHGYAMIIMLGQLILDLGTMIRYPARVPWREISAQIYRAGAQALGITALVGFLIGVVISYLSSQQLSAYGADRFIVRLLGTSIVRELGPVLAAILVAGRSGSAFTAQIGVMRVTQELDAMAVMGISYSQRLILPRVVALAVSMPLLVVWTDALALLGGMLAARAQLGVSLAWFLDTLPTAVTLSNYAIGLAKGATFGVVIALVACYFGLNIEPNTESLGRRTTTSVVTSITGVILVDALYAVMLSGVPL; this comes from the coding sequence ATGGTCCAGACCATCTCGAACCTGCCATCCGCCGCCGCGCCGCCTTTCCGGCTTGCCGGCGACGTTTGCTATGTGAGCGGCGACTGGAGCGTCCACGCCCTGGCGCGTCCCGGCGAGGTGCAGGCGCGCTGCCACGCCCTGGAGCAGGCCGCGCGCGACGCCCGCTGGGACCTGACCGGCATCGTGCGCCTGGACACCGTGGGCGCCAACCTGATCTGGCATGCCTGGGGCGACCGGATTCCCGAGCGCCTGCGCGTCTCTGGGCCGCTGAAGGAGGTCTTCGACGCCCTGGCTGCCCATCCACACGAGGTTGTCGCGCCGCCCCCGCCGCCCGCGGATCGCTGGGGTGCCGTGACGAAGCTGGGCGAGGCCATCCTGGTGGGCGCGCGGCACGGCTACGCCATGATCATCATGCTGGGCCAGCTGATATTGGACCTGGGCACCATGATCCGCTATCCGGCACGCGTGCCGTGGCGGGAGATCTCGGCGCAAATCTACCGGGCCGGCGCGCAGGCGCTGGGCATTACGGCGCTGGTGGGTTTCCTGATCGGCGTGGTGATTTCCTATCTTTCGTCGCAGCAGCTATCGGCTTACGGCGCCGACCGCTTCATCGTGCGGTTGCTGGGTACTTCCATCGTCCGCGAGCTGGGGCCGGTGCTGGCGGCCATCCTGGTGGCGGGGCGTTCGGGGTCGGCCTTCACGGCGCAGATCGGCGTGATGCGCGTCACGCAAGAGCTGGACGCCATGGCGGTCATGGGTATCTCATACAGCCAGCGACTGATCCTGCCGCGCGTGGTCGCGTTGGCCGTGTCGATGCCGCTGCTGGTGGTCTGGACGGATGCGCTGGCGCTGCTGGGCGGCATGCTGGCCGCGCGCGCCCAACTGGGCGTGTCCCTGGCCTGGTTCCTGGATACGCTGCCGACGGCGGTGACGCTGTCGAACTACGCCATCGGCCTGGCCAAGGGCGCCACCTTCGGCGTCGTGATCGCGCTGGTGGCCTGCTATTTCGGCCTGAACATCGAGCCGAATACGGAAAGCCTGGGGCGCCGCACGACGACGTCCGTGGTGACGTCGATCACCGGTGTGATCCTGGTCGATGCCTTGTACGCAGTCATGCTGAGCGGGGTGCCTTTATGA
- a CDS encoding biotin--[acetyl-CoA-carboxylase] ligase, with the protein MPDLPELPTPDHLAAALRARLMDGLSAPFGRVDWVAQTGSTNADLLARARARASATLGAVSAASEGAGSPKPWLLGAHLQQTGRGRAGRAWQNRPGAALMFSCAFDTMLPPASLPVLSPLAGLVACEALRGIAGTAGERLCVKWPNDVQWGDAKLAGVLVETTRNLADRTASHTVVIGMGMNLRDGDALSHALERQVADWSMTNCGAALSDIVCAVALAWRDALADVERDGFAGFVGRFRRLDALEGRDIQVLDKGSVLHHGLGCGVDAQGRLRIRTWEGELPVSVGEISVRPA; encoded by the coding sequence ATGCCGGATCTACCCGAACTTCCCACGCCAGATCACTTGGCCGCCGCCCTGCGCGCGCGGTTGATGGACGGGCTTTCCGCGCCCTTCGGGCGGGTTGATTGGGTGGCCCAGACGGGGTCGACCAATGCCGATCTGCTGGCGCGCGCACGGGCACGCGCCAGCGCCACGTTGGGTGCGGTCAGCGCGGCCAGCGAAGGGGCCGGCTCGCCCAAGCCGTGGCTGCTGGGCGCACACCTGCAGCAGACCGGCCGCGGCCGCGCCGGCCGTGCGTGGCAGAACCGTCCAGGCGCCGCCCTGATGTTCTCCTGCGCTTTCGATACGATGCTGCCGCCTGCAAGCCTGCCGGTGCTCTCCCCGCTGGCTGGCCTGGTCGCTTGTGAGGCCCTGCGCGGCATCGCCGGGACCGCCGGCGAACGCCTCTGCGTCAAATGGCCCAACGACGTGCAGTGGGGCGATGCCAAACTCGCGGGCGTGCTGGTCGAAACCACGCGCAACCTGGCCGACCGGACCGCCAGCCACACCGTCGTGATCGGCATGGGCATGAACCTGCGCGACGGCGACGCGTTGTCCCATGCGCTGGAGCGCCAGGTCGCGGACTGGTCCATGACGAATTGCGGCGCGGCGCTGAGCGATATCGTGTGTGCGGTCGCCTTGGCGTGGCGCGATGCGCTGGCCGATGTCGAACGCGATGGATTCGCGGGCTTCGTCGGGCGTTTCAGGCGGCTGGACGCGCTGGAAGGACGGGATATCCAGGTGCTGGACAAGGGCAGTGTGCTGCATCACGGGCTGGGTTGCGGCGTGGACGCGCAAGGGCGTCTGCGGATCCGCACCTGGGAAGGAGAACTGCCGGTTTCGGTCGGCGAGATTTCGGTGCGGCCAGCATGA
- a CDS encoding type III pantothenate kinase, with protein MGGVGTGRGNWSGDLQASVLDQDDVQSLKDWLAALPGPPVAALGTNVAGEARAAIIEAAFAEIRCPIRWIAPQAQAYGLTSRYTRPEQLGADRWVSMLGVLARRDAVMHASSCAFRSSESRPGSATGARSDHARQRTAGPSPAGALAPFLLASFGTATTLDTVSGENVFEGGLILPGPAMMRRSLASGTANLPLADGDAVVYPTDTQHAIASGVAAAQAGAVLRQWLAGLRRYGDAPHIYVAGGGWQEVEPETRRLLTDTAAAMGRLPPPIHIIENPVLHGLVRIAATINLGQT; from the coding sequence ATTGGGGGTGTTGGCACCGGCCGCGGCAATTGGAGTGGAGACCTTCAGGCATCCGTCTTGGACCAGGACGATGTCCAGAGCTTGAAGGACTGGCTTGCCGCGCTGCCCGGCCCGCCTGTGGCGGCGCTCGGAACCAACGTTGCTGGCGAGGCGCGCGCCGCCATTATCGAAGCAGCATTTGCAGAGATCCGCTGTCCCATTCGTTGGATCGCGCCGCAGGCGCAGGCCTATGGCCTGACGTCACGCTATACGAGGCCGGAGCAGCTGGGCGCCGATCGATGGGTATCGATGCTGGGTGTGCTGGCCAGGCGCGATGCCGTAATGCATGCGTCCTCCTGCGCATTCCGTTCATCGGAGTCGAGACCTGGATCGGCGACGGGCGCCAGATCGGACCACGCTCGCCAACGCACGGCAGGCCCCAGTCCAGCTGGCGCCCTTGCACCCTTTCTACTCGCCAGTTTCGGTACAGCGACGACACTGGATACCGTGAGCGGCGAGAACGTCTTCGAAGGCGGCTTGATCCTGCCCGGTCCCGCAATGATGCGCCGATCCCTCGCATCCGGTACCGCCAACCTGCCTCTGGCCGATGGCGATGCGGTGGTCTACCCCACCGATACTCAGCACGCGATTGCCTCGGGCGTCGCCGCCGCGCAGGCCGGCGCCGTGCTGCGACAATGGCTGGCCGGCTTGCGCCGCTATGGCGATGCGCCTCACATCTATGTCGCCGGCGGTGGCTGGCAGGAAGTTGAACCGGAGACCCGCCGTTTGCTGACCGATACGGCGGCCGCGATGGGGCGCTTGCCGCCGCCTATCCACATAATCGAAAATCCTGTTCTGCATGGCTTGGTACGTATCGCCGCCACCATCAATCTGGGCCAGACCTAA
- a CDS encoding glycosyltransferase family 2 protein, giving the protein MRLSIVATLYKSEEYLQEFHRRAMTVASSLAGDDYEIILVNDGSPDNSLDSAIALTERYAHLTVIDLSRNFGHHKAMMTGLAAASGDQVFLIDSDLEEEPEWLLDFERKMREEGSDVVYGVQMRRRGGSFERITGGIFYKAFRFLTGIAQPDNIVTARLMTRRYVNALVSHRERELNIGGLWVITGFKQSQRYITKHSTSPTTYTLRKKFSHLVNAVTSFSSLPLVLTFYAGLLISLSATAFIAYLAFLYFFVSTPPGGYTSIIASIWLFSGLIIFFVGMQGIYIAKIFSEVKQRPYTIVRQIYKSHQSLDLNEVTPRQQ; this is encoded by the coding sequence ATGAGGCTTTCGATTGTCGCGACCCTCTATAAATCCGAAGAATACCTCCAGGAATTTCACCGCCGGGCGATGACCGTTGCATCCAGCCTGGCTGGCGATGACTATGAAATCATATTGGTGAACGACGGGTCGCCCGACAATAGCCTGGATTCCGCCATTGCGCTTACGGAGCGTTACGCTCACTTGACAGTGATTGACCTGTCAAGGAACTTCGGGCACCACAAAGCCATGATGACCGGGCTGGCGGCAGCGAGCGGAGACCAAGTCTTCCTGATAGACAGCGATCTAGAGGAAGAGCCCGAATGGCTGCTGGACTTCGAGCGCAAGATGCGCGAAGAAGGGAGCGATGTCGTCTATGGCGTGCAAATGCGGCGCAGGGGCGGGAGCTTCGAGCGTATAACGGGTGGAATATTCTATAAAGCTTTTCGTTTCCTGACTGGTATCGCGCAGCCTGACAACATCGTCACGGCCAGATTGATGACACGACGATACGTCAATGCTCTGGTCTCCCATCGCGAGCGCGAACTGAACATCGGCGGGCTCTGGGTTATCACCGGATTCAAGCAATCCCAGCGATACATCACCAAGCACTCCACCAGTCCCACTACTTATACGCTGCGCAAAAAATTCAGTCACCTGGTCAATGCCGTGACCTCGTTTAGCAGCCTTCCCCTGGTACTGACATTTTACGCCGGTCTTCTTATTTCACTTTCCGCCACGGCCTTCATCGCCTATCTAGCATTCTTATACTTTTTCGTATCGACCCCTCCCGGTGGATACACCTCCATCATCGCATCCATCTGGCTCTTTTCCGGGCTTATCATTTTTTTTGTTGGAATGCAGGGCATCTATATCGCCAAGATATTTTCAGAGGTCAAGCAACGGCCGTATACGATCGTTCGGCAAATATACAAATCGCACCAAAGCCTGGACCTAAATGAAGTGACGCCGCGGCAGCAATAG
- a CDS encoding acetyltransferase, which translates to MTTKLVIFGTGDIAQLAHYYFSTQPEWEIVAFTVDAAYVTDETFCSLPVVPFDDVTRVYPPDTHQMFIALSYSKLNALRRDKYIAAKELGYSMASFISPKATILNGGAIGDNCFILEDNTVQPFARIGNNVTLWSGNHIGHHSVIGDHTFIASHVVISGGVEVGERCFIGVNATLRDHIKVENLCVIGAGALLLADAAAEGVYLGSATERSRVPSTRLRKI; encoded by the coding sequence ATGACCACGAAGCTCGTTATCTTCGGGACTGGAGATATTGCCCAATTGGCGCACTATTATTTCTCGACGCAGCCAGAATGGGAGATCGTGGCTTTCACCGTGGACGCGGCCTATGTGACGGATGAGACGTTCTGCAGCCTGCCGGTCGTGCCGTTCGATGACGTGACCAGGGTATATCCCCCTGACACCCATCAGATGTTCATAGCCCTGAGCTATTCAAAGCTGAACGCCCTGAGACGTGATAAATATATCGCCGCGAAGGAGCTGGGCTACAGCATGGCGAGCTTCATCAGTCCGAAGGCCACTATCCTGAACGGAGGGGCCATCGGGGACAACTGTTTCATCCTCGAGGACAACACGGTACAACCCTTCGCTCGGATAGGAAACAACGTCACCCTCTGGAGCGGAAATCATATCGGCCATCATTCAGTGATCGGCGATCATACATTTATCGCGTCGCATGTAGTCATTTCAGGGGGCGTGGAAGTCGGCGAACGCTGCTTCATCGGCGTCAACGCGACATTGCGGGATCACATCAAGGTGGAAAACCTCTGCGTCATTGGCGCGGGGGCGCTGCTTCTGGCTGACGCAGCCGCGGAGGGAGTCTATCTGGGGAGTGCCACTGAGCGATCCAGAGTGCCCAGTACTCGCTTGCGGAAAATTTGA
- a CDS encoding class I SAM-dependent methyltransferase, protein MEKNRPGLLEDVARYYSAKLAEHGETPRGVDWNGEESQRRRFEQLCKLIEAPNDFSINDVGCGYGALCDYLKEHFGAFRYHGIDVSEDMTEAGRRRFAGTPNVAFTTAARPDQVADFGVASGIFNVRMGRGDLEWTDYLRDTLDVLNETSRRGFGFNCLTSYSDPEKMRDELYYADPCVLFDLCKRRYSRHVALLHDYGLYEFTILVRNDK, encoded by the coding sequence ATGGAAAAGAATAGACCGGGCCTGCTCGAGGATGTCGCCCGCTATTATTCCGCAAAGCTGGCGGAACACGGGGAGACGCCACGGGGCGTCGATTGGAACGGGGAAGAGAGCCAACGCCGTCGGTTTGAGCAGCTCTGCAAGCTGATCGAAGCGCCGAACGACTTCTCGATTAATGACGTCGGTTGCGGCTATGGCGCGCTTTGTGACTACCTGAAGGAGCACTTCGGAGCCTTCCGTTATCACGGGATCGACGTGTCGGAGGATATGACGGAGGCAGGCAGACGCCGTTTCGCTGGAACGCCCAACGTCGCCTTCACGACCGCGGCTCGCCCAGACCAAGTAGCGGATTTCGGCGTCGCGAGCGGAATATTCAACGTGCGCATGGGCCGCGGCGACCTGGAATGGACGGACTATCTGCGTGACACGCTCGACGTCTTGAACGAAACCAGCCGCCGTGGTTTCGGGTTCAACTGTTTAACGTCGTATTCCGATCCGGAGAAGATGCGCGATGAACTGTATTACGCCGATCCGTGCGTACTCTTCGACCTGTGCAAACGCAGGTATTCACGCCATGTGGCCTTGCTTCACGACTACGGTCTCTACGAATTCACCATCTTGGTGAGGAACGATAAATGA
- the rffA gene encoding dTDP-4-amino-4,6-dideoxygalactose transaminase, producing the protein MAKIPFNWPHMTGKELYYIAEAHFNGSLAGDGPFTKKCHAWLKKRAASSHALLTHSCTAALEMAALLLDIKPGDEIIMPSYTFVSTANAFVLRGGVPVFVDVREDTLNLDETLIESAITSRTRAIVPVHYAGIACEMDSIMEIAAKHDLRVVEDAAQGVTASYKGRALGGIGHLGAYSFHETKNVISGEGGALLVNDPGLALRAEIIREKGTDRSRFFRGEVDKYTWQDVGSSFLPGELIAAFLWAQLEDAEAILAQRLESWQFYHTLLEPLEEKGLLRRPVVPDDCQHNGHLYYVLLPESANRESVLAELKRQEVNAVFHYIPLHSSPAGRRYGRAHGALEVTDRQSNRLVRLPLWIGLSQAQQEKVADVLQKCLTDVR; encoded by the coding sequence ATGGCAAAGATCCCGTTTAATTGGCCCCATATGACAGGCAAGGAGCTGTACTACATCGCTGAAGCTCATTTCAACGGCAGTCTGGCTGGAGACGGGCCCTTTACGAAGAAGTGCCATGCATGGCTTAAGAAACGTGCCGCCAGTAGCCATGCACTCTTGACTCACTCTTGCACGGCGGCGTTGGAGATGGCGGCGCTCTTGCTCGATATCAAGCCCGGTGACGAAATAATCATGCCGTCCTATACGTTCGTCTCGACCGCGAACGCGTTTGTATTGCGCGGTGGCGTACCGGTCTTCGTCGACGTACGGGAGGACACGCTAAACCTGGACGAGACGCTGATCGAGTCTGCCATAACGTCCCGGACTCGCGCGATAGTACCGGTGCACTACGCCGGGATAGCGTGTGAGATGGACTCCATCATGGAGATTGCAGCTAAACACGATCTGCGGGTGGTGGAGGATGCTGCGCAAGGCGTGACGGCCAGCTACAAGGGTAGGGCCCTCGGTGGCATCGGGCATTTGGGCGCGTATAGCTTCCACGAGACAAAGAACGTTATTTCCGGGGAAGGCGGCGCATTACTGGTTAACGATCCAGGCCTGGCGCTGCGAGCCGAAATCATTCGTGAGAAGGGAACGGATAGGAGTCGCTTCTTCCGCGGTGAAGTCGATAAATATACCTGGCAGGACGTGGGATCTTCGTTCCTTCCTGGAGAGCTTATTGCTGCTTTTCTCTGGGCGCAACTGGAGGACGCGGAAGCGATTCTGGCACAACGGCTCGAGAGCTGGCAGTTCTACCATACCCTGCTCGAACCCCTGGAGGAGAAGGGGCTGCTGCGTCGGCCTGTCGTGCCAGATGATTGCCAGCATAACGGCCACCTTTATTATGTCCTGCTGCCTGAGTCGGCGAATCGGGAAAGTGTGTTGGCCGAACTGAAGCGGCAGGAGGTTAATGCGGTCTTTCACTATATCCCATTGCACTCTTCACCGGCCGGACGGCGATATGGACGCGCGCACGGCGCTCTTGAGGTGACAGACCGTCAATCCAACCGGTTGGTAAGATTGCCCTTGTGGATCGGGCTGTCGCAGGCCCAGCAGGAAAAGGTAGCGGATGTCTTGCAAAAATGCTTGACGGACGTGCGCTGA
- a CDS encoding class I SAM-dependent methyltransferase, producing MTNTIEGFNPLDFKTLAGLEEGNFWFRVRNELIVWALKKYRPQIGTYLEVGCGTGFVLSGVAKAFPQASLHGSELHTEGLRFAAQRVPAAKFMQLDARRIPFRAEFDAVGAFDVLEHIKEDEIVLDQLRMSLKSGGALFLTVPQHPSLWSVTDTRAYHERRYTADELHGKLKRAGFRIVRSTSFVSLLLPVMYASRKKPTTAAHENFDPAAELKLSAPLNSTLEWILKIELLGIQAGLNYPVGGSRLVVAESLT from the coding sequence ATGACCAATACCATAGAGGGCTTCAACCCGCTGGACTTCAAAACGCTGGCAGGCCTGGAGGAAGGCAATTTCTGGTTCCGGGTCAGGAATGAATTGATAGTGTGGGCACTGAAGAAGTATCGCCCCCAGATCGGGACATACCTTGAAGTAGGGTGTGGAACCGGTTTTGTCTTGAGTGGCGTGGCCAAGGCATTCCCGCAAGCGAGCCTTCACGGTAGCGAGCTGCACACAGAAGGTTTGCGCTTCGCCGCCCAGCGCGTGCCGGCGGCCAAGTTCATGCAATTAGATGCAAGGCGCATTCCGTTCCGTGCCGAATTCGATGCCGTGGGGGCCTTTGACGTTCTGGAGCATATTAAAGAGGACGAGATCGTCCTGGACCAGTTGCGTATGTCGCTAAAGAGCGGTGGCGCACTGTTTTTGACCGTGCCGCAGCATCCCTCGTTGTGGAGCGTCACCGATACCCGGGCGTACCATGAAAGGCGTTATACCGCGGATGAGTTGCACGGCAAATTGAAGCGTGCGGGCTTCCGCATAGTAAGGAGTACGTCGTTCGTGAGTCTGCTGCTGCCGGTCATGTACGCGAGCAGGAAGAAGCCCACGACTGCCGCCCATGAAAATTTCGACCCCGCGGCCGAACTAAAGCTCAGCGCACCTTTGAACTCCACGCTCGAATGGATTTTGAAAATCGAGTTATTGGGTATCCAGGCTGGATTGAATTATCCGGTCGGAGGATCTCGCCTCGTTGTAGCGGAGAGCTTGACATAG
- a CDS encoding GtrA family protein, whose amino-acid sequence MSIWSRSANLLAACCKRETRRQLIKYAAVGLMSNLCGYVVYLLATSLGGTPKLTMTVLYVVASTAGFFMNKTMTFRHKGDLAGAAVRYAVAYGGGYLLNLGILTVFVDKFGYPHQAVQAIAILVVAAFLFLALRFYAFGSSA is encoded by the coding sequence ATGTCGATATGGTCGCGCTCCGCCAATCTTCTGGCTGCCTGCTGCAAGCGGGAAACCCGTCGGCAATTGATCAAGTACGCGGCTGTAGGCCTGATGTCAAACTTGTGCGGCTACGTCGTCTACCTGTTGGCGACTTCGCTTGGGGGCACGCCGAAGCTCACCATGACGGTGCTTTATGTAGTGGCATCGACCGCCGGGTTCTTCATGAACAAAACCATGACGTTCCGGCATAAGGGCGACTTGGCCGGGGCCGCGGTGCGATACGCCGTGGCTTACGGGGGCGGGTATCTTCTCAACCTGGGGATATTGACCGTGTTCGTCGACAAATTTGGATACCCGCATCAAGCGGTTCAAGCAATCGCGATTTTGGTGGTTGCGGCATTCCTTTTCCTCGCGTTGCGGTTTTATGCCTTTGGCAGTAGCGCATAG
- a CDS encoding WbqC family protein yields the protein MKKVAIVQSNYIPWKGYFDMIAAVDEFILYDDMQYTRRDWRNRNLIKTPQGPQWLTVPVRVKGKYLQKINETEIDGEEWAALHWRSIVQNYKKAAYFSQIASWLEPLYMEEKYSLLSDLNRRLIVAVCKYLAIKTEITDSSEYRLAEGKTERLVDICRQAAGAEYISGPAAKDYVDARLFEAAGIKLTWFDYSGYPEYPQLWGDFSHGVTILDLLFNCGEEASRYMRYVGA from the coding sequence ATGAAGAAAGTTGCTATCGTCCAATCCAACTATATCCCGTGGAAGGGCTACTTCGACATGATCGCGGCGGTCGACGAGTTCATACTCTACGACGATATGCAATATACTCGACGGGATTGGCGCAATCGCAACCTTATCAAAACCCCTCAAGGTCCGCAGTGGCTCACCGTGCCGGTTCGCGTCAAGGGGAAATACCTTCAGAAAATCAATGAGACCGAAATCGACGGTGAGGAGTGGGCGGCGCTGCACTGGCGGTCTATCGTGCAGAACTACAAGAAGGCTGCATACTTTTCCCAAATCGCATCATGGCTCGAGCCGCTCTATATGGAAGAAAAGTACAGCCTGCTGTCGGATTTAAACCGTCGCCTGATCGTGGCGGTATGCAAATATCTGGCAATCAAAACTGAGATCACCGATTCGTCGGAATATCGCTTGGCCGAAGGCAAGACGGAGCGTCTGGTGGACATATGCCGCCAAGCCGCAGGCGCCGAGTATATCTCCGGCCCTGCGGCGAAAGACTATGTCGATGCCCGGCTGTTCGAGGCGGCGGGAATCAAACTGACATGGTTCGACTACAGCGGCTATCCCGAATATCCTCAACTTTGGGGGGATTTTTCGCACGGTGTGACCATCCTGGATTTGTTATTCAATTGCGGAGAAGAGGCTAGCCGCTATATGCGGTATGTGGGCGCATGA